In the genome of Halobacterium noricense, one region contains:
- the pheA gene encoding prephenate dehydratase: METVTLGPTGTYSHRAASAVTDDGISFVESVRAIADAVANGDADRGVVPIENSIEGSVTETLDALSEVDLAVVREIVTPVRHALIAQSEHFDTVASHSQALAQVRTYLDENYPDVDREPVASTARSVEIAREDPTVAGIAHPDNASDGDLQVVASDIQDKTSNATRFFVVAPPSERSDAGGKSSFVVYPNANYPGLLLELLEPFADRDINLSRVESRPSGERLGDYLFHIDVDAGFYEERTQAALDDIERIAEKGWVRRLGSYDVEHVV, translated from the coding sequence ATGGAAACGGTCACGCTCGGTCCGACCGGCACGTACTCCCACCGCGCAGCGAGCGCCGTCACCGACGACGGCATCTCCTTCGTGGAGTCCGTCCGCGCCATCGCCGACGCGGTCGCGAACGGCGACGCCGACCGCGGCGTCGTCCCCATCGAAAACAGCATCGAGGGCTCCGTCACGGAGACGCTGGACGCGCTCTCGGAGGTCGACCTCGCGGTCGTCCGCGAAATCGTCACCCCGGTCCGGCACGCGCTCATCGCACAGAGCGAGCACTTCGACACCGTCGCCAGCCACTCGCAGGCGCTCGCGCAAGTCCGCACCTACCTCGACGAGAACTACCCGGACGTCGACCGCGAACCCGTCGCCTCCACCGCGCGCAGCGTCGAAATCGCGCGCGAGGACCCCACGGTCGCCGGCATCGCGCACCCCGACAACGCTTCCGACGGTGACCTCCAAGTCGTCGCCTCGGACATTCAGGACAAGACCAGCAACGCCACGCGCTTCTTCGTCGTCGCACCCCCCAGCGAGCGCTCCGACGCCGGCGGCAAGTCCTCGTTCGTCGTCTACCCCAACGCGAACTACCCGGGCCTCCTGCTGGAGCTACTGGAACCGTTCGCCGACCGCGACATCAACCTCTCCCGCGTCGAATCCCGGCCCTCCGGCGAACGCCTGGGCGACTACCTCTTCCACATCGACGTCGACGCCGGCTTCTACGAAGAGCGCACCCAGGCCGCCCTCGACGACATCGAACGCATCGCCGAGAAGGGGTGGGTGCGCCGCCTCGGCTCCTACGACGTCGAGCACGTGGTATAG
- a CDS encoding alpha-ketoacid dehydrogenase subunit beta — translation MGENLTLVQAVRDGLRDEMAEDDDVLVMGEDVGKNGGVFRATEGLYDEFGEERVIDTPLAESGIIGSAIGMAAYGLKPVPEIQFSGFMYPGFDQIVSHMARLRTRSRGRFTCPMVLRAPFGGGIRAPEHHSESKEAFYVHEAGLKVAIPSTPHDAKGMLIAAIRDPDPVIFLEPKKIYRAFREEVPDGPYEVELGEAAVRREGSDVSVFTWGAMTRPTLEAAENMADDVDVEVVDLRTLSPLDEETVVASFEKTGRAAIVHEAPKTAGVGAELTATLQEEALLHQEAPIKRVTGFDVPFPLAALEDYHLPEPERIESGIRETVEF, via the coding sequence ATGGGAGAGAACTTGACGCTAGTGCAGGCGGTACGGGACGGCCTCCGCGACGAGATGGCCGAGGACGACGACGTGCTCGTGATGGGCGAGGACGTCGGGAAGAACGGCGGCGTGTTCCGCGCGACCGAGGGGCTCTACGACGAGTTCGGCGAGGAGCGCGTCATCGACACGCCGCTGGCGGAGTCCGGCATCATCGGCTCCGCCATCGGGATGGCCGCGTACGGCCTGAAGCCGGTGCCCGAAATCCAGTTCTCGGGATTCATGTACCCGGGTTTCGACCAAATCGTGAGCCACATGGCGCGGCTGCGGACGCGCTCCCGCGGCCGGTTCACGTGTCCGATGGTGTTGCGCGCGCCGTTCGGTGGCGGCATCCGCGCGCCCGAGCACCACTCCGAGTCGAAGGAAGCGTTCTACGTCCACGAGGCCGGGCTGAAGGTCGCGATTCCGAGCACGCCCCACGACGCGAAGGGGATGCTCATCGCGGCGATACGTGACCCGGACCCGGTCATCTTCCTCGAGCCGAAGAAAATCTACCGCGCGTTCCGCGAGGAAGTGCCGGACGGCCCCTACGAGGTCGAACTCGGAGAGGCCGCGGTCCGCCGCGAGGGCAGCGACGTCTCCGTGTTCACGTGGGGCGCGATGACCCGGCCGACGCTGGAAGCCGCGGAGAACATGGCCGACGACGTGGACGTGGAGGTCGTGGACCTCCGGACGCTGAGCCCGCTCGACGAGGAGACCGTCGTGGCGTCCTTCGAGAAGACGGGCCGAGCGGCCATCGTCCACGAGGCACCGAAGACGGCGGGCGTCGGCGCGGAACTCACCGCGACGCTCCAGGAGGAGGCGCTGCTCCACCAGGAGGCACCGATTAAGCGCGTCACGGGGTTCGACGTGCCGTTCCCGCTGGCCGCGCTGGAAGACTACCACCTGCCCGAACCCGAGCGCATCGAGTCGGGCATCCGGGAGACCGTGGAGTTCTGA
- the lpdA gene encoding dihydrolipoyl dehydrogenase: MVVGDVSTGTDVAVVGGGPGGYVAAIRAAQLGLDATLVEMDAYGGTCLNYGCIPSKALITATDVAHDASNAEEMGIYADPDVDFGEMVAWKDGVVDQLTGGVEKLCKANGVNLMQGRAEFAGNDKLRVVHGGEGQGSETIEYEHCIVATGSQPIEVPGFEFDADPVLDSRQALAMDELPDSIVVVGAGYIGMEISTVLAKLGVDVTVVEMLDEALAGYPDDLTQPVKQRAEGLGIDFEFGLAADSWTESGDGIVVTAEDENREASKTPQADGEAVDGDTTEFETDNVLVAVGREPVTDTLNLDAIDLEPNDDGRLETDDQARTAVENVFAIGDVAPGPMLAHKASKEGQVAAEVAAGEPAALDYQAIPAAVFTDPEIATVGLTEDEASAEGFEPAVGTFPFRASGRALTTGDSEGFVRVVADEESGFLLGAQIVGPEASELIAELGLAIEMGATLEDVASTIHTHPTLAESTMEAAEHALGHAIHTLNR; the protein is encoded by the coding sequence ATGGTTGTTGGAGACGTATCCACTGGAACGGACGTGGCGGTCGTCGGCGGCGGGCCGGGCGGCTACGTCGCGGCGATTCGCGCCGCACAGCTCGGCCTCGACGCGACGCTCGTGGAGATGGACGCCTACGGCGGGACGTGCCTGAACTACGGCTGCATCCCCTCGAAGGCCCTGATTACGGCGACGGACGTCGCCCACGACGCGAGCAACGCCGAGGAGATGGGTATCTACGCCGACCCGGACGTGGACTTCGGGGAGATGGTCGCCTGGAAGGACGGCGTCGTCGACCAGCTCACCGGCGGCGTCGAGAAGCTCTGTAAGGCCAACGGCGTCAACCTCATGCAGGGCCGCGCGGAGTTCGCGGGCAACGACAAGCTCCGTGTCGTCCACGGGGGCGAGGGCCAGGGCTCGGAAACCATCGAATACGAGCACTGCATCGTCGCGACGGGCTCGCAGCCCATCGAGGTGCCGGGCTTCGAGTTCGACGCCGACCCCGTGCTCGATTCGCGGCAGGCGCTCGCGATGGACGAACTCCCGGACTCCATCGTCGTGGTGGGCGCGGGCTACATCGGGATGGAGATTTCGACCGTGCTCGCGAAGCTCGGCGTCGACGTCACCGTCGTGGAGATGCTCGACGAAGCGCTCGCGGGCTACCCCGACGACCTCACTCAGCCCGTCAAGCAGCGCGCAGAGGGCCTCGGCATCGACTTCGAGTTCGGACTCGCCGCCGACTCCTGGACGGAGTCCGGCGACGGCATCGTCGTCACCGCCGAAGACGAGAACAGAGAGGCGTCGAAGACGCCTCAGGCAGACGGCGAAGCCGTCGACGGCGACACGACCGAATTCGAGACTGACAACGTGCTCGTGGCGGTCGGCCGCGAGCCCGTGACGGACACCCTGAACCTGGACGCAATCGACCTCGAACCGAACGACGACGGCCGCCTCGAAACCGACGACCAGGCGCGCACGGCCGTCGAGAACGTCTTCGCCATCGGTGACGTCGCGCCGGGGCCGATGCTCGCGCACAAGGCCAGCAAGGAGGGGCAGGTCGCGGCTGAAGTCGCGGCCGGCGAGCCCGCGGCGCTGGACTATCAGGCCATCCCCGCGGCGGTGTTCACGGACCCCGAGATCGCGACCGTCGGCCTCACTGAGGACGAGGCCAGCGCGGAGGGCTTCGAGCCCGCGGTCGGGACGTTCCCGTTCCGCGCAAGCGGCCGCGCGCTCACCACGGGCGACAGCGAGGGGTTCGTCCGCGTCGTCGCCGACGAGGAGTCGGGCTTCCTGCTCGGCGCGCAAATCGTCGGTCCCGAGGCCAGCGAACTGATTGCGGAACTCGGCCTCGCCATCGAGATGGGTGCCACGCTCGAAGACGTCGCCTCGACGATTCACACCCACCCGACGCTCGCGGAATCGACGATGGAGGCCGCCGAGCACGCGCTCGGCCACGCCATCCACACCCTGAATCGGTAG
- a CDS encoding dihydrolipoamide acetyltransferase family protein — protein sequence MAREFKLPDVGEGVAEGEIVSWLVSEGDTVTEDQPVAEVETDKAVVEVPAPVNGTVRTLHYDAGDVVPVGDVIVTFDVEGEAAESESEAAEAAAESASEEATEAATESASKSATEQASTRTFAPPSVRRLARELDVDLDSVEGTGPSGRVTEGDVRAAAEGHATEPQEEPPDEVRSAVEPVGEQAAEHTEAETPAVESATEPAGRETTLAAPATRGLAKELGVNIHDVPAVEERDGEAFVTAEAVQEYAEGGTAAQGETAAAAPEREREFVEGGETTQPYRGVRRSIGEQMAESKYTAPHVTHHDTAVIDDLVETRTKLTERAAEQDVKLTYLPFVMKAVVSGLQEYPILNSELREDEEEIALKQDYNIGVAVATDHGLMVPVVKHVDQKSILDIAAEVNELAAKARDRSISREEMQGGTFTITNFGAVGGEYATPIINYPETAILGLGGIDERPVAEDGEVRAAQTLPLSLSIDHRVVDGAEAARFTNHVMERLTDPELLLLE from the coding sequence ATGGCACGAGAGTTCAAACTACCCGACGTCGGCGAGGGCGTAGCGGAGGGCGAAATCGTCAGTTGGCTGGTCTCGGAGGGCGACACCGTCACCGAGGACCAGCCGGTCGCCGAGGTGGAGACCGACAAGGCGGTCGTCGAGGTCCCCGCCCCGGTGAACGGGACGGTCCGAACCCTGCACTACGACGCGGGCGACGTGGTGCCGGTCGGCGACGTCATCGTCACCTTCGACGTGGAGGGCGAGGCGGCCGAATCGGAGAGCGAGGCCGCCGAAGCGGCGGCGGAATCGGCAAGCGAGGAAGCCACCGAAGCGGCGACCGAATCCGCGTCGAAATCCGCCACGGAGCAGGCATCGACGCGGACGTTCGCGCCGCCGAGCGTGCGTCGGCTCGCGCGCGAACTCGACGTCGACCTCGATTCCGTGGAGGGAACGGGGCCGTCGGGACGCGTGACCGAGGGCGACGTGCGCGCCGCAGCGGAAGGCCACGCAACCGAGCCACAGGAAGAGCCACCGGACGAGGTGCGTTCGGCCGTGGAGCCAGTCGGCGAGCAGGCCGCCGAGCACACGGAAGCCGAGACACCCGCGGTGGAGTCGGCGACCGAACCGGCGGGCCGCGAGACGACGCTCGCTGCGCCCGCGACCCGCGGGCTGGCGAAGGAACTCGGCGTGAACATCCACGACGTGCCGGCCGTGGAGGAGCGCGACGGCGAGGCGTTTGTCACTGCCGAGGCAGTTCAGGAGTACGCCGAGGGCGGCACCGCCGCGCAGGGCGAGACGGCGGCGGCCGCACCTGAGCGCGAACGCGAATTCGTCGAGGGCGGCGAGACGACGCAGCCGTACCGCGGCGTCCGCCGCAGCATCGGCGAGCAGATGGCCGAGTCGAAGTACACCGCGCCCCACGTCACGCACCACGACACGGCGGTCATCGACGACCTCGTGGAGACGCGGACGAAGCTCACGGAGCGCGCGGCAGAGCAGGACGTGAAGCTCACGTACCTGCCGTTCGTGATGAAGGCGGTCGTCTCGGGGCTGCAGGAGTACCCGATTCTGAACTCCGAACTCCGCGAGGACGAGGAGGAAATCGCGCTCAAGCAGGACTACAACATCGGCGTCGCAGTTGCGACCGACCACGGGCTGATGGTGCCGGTCGTGAAGCACGTCGACCAGAAGTCCATCCTCGACATCGCTGCGGAGGTGAACGAACTCGCAGCGAAGGCGCGGGACCGCTCGATTTCCCGCGAGGAGATGCAGGGCGGGACGTTCACCATCACGAACTTCGGCGCGGTCGGCGGCGAGTACGCGACGCCCATCATCAACTACCCCGAGACCGCGATTCTCGGATTGGGCGGCATCGACGAGCGGCCGGTCGCCGAGGACGGCGAGGTGCGGGCGGCGCAGACGCTGCCGCTGTCGCTGTCCATCGACCACCGCGTCGTCGACGGCGCGGAGGCCGCGCGGTTCACGAACCACGTGATGGAGCGACTGACTGACCCCGAACTACTACTACTCGAATAA
- the pdhA gene encoding pyruvate dehydrogenase (acetyl-transferring) E1 component subunit alpha, translating to MVRVLNEDGEVVDGAEVPDLDGDELVEMYRTMKLARRFDERAVSLQRQGRIGTYPPLSGQEGAQVGSAMALGDDDWMVPSYREHAASLVQGLPLKQTLRLWMGDENGARVPEDVNLFTVAVPIASQIPHATGLAWASKLKDEQDKAFLCYFGDGATSEGDFHEGLNFAGVFDTPNVFFCNNNQWAISVPRERQTASKTLAQKAEAYGFEGVQVDGMDPLAVYAVTKAAVEKAKEPAEGELRPTMIEAVQYRFGAHTTADDPSVYREEEEVEEWKAKDPIPRLEKYLQRTDRLDDETITDIEADVEDRVADAIAAAEETPRPDPVEMFQNVYAEMPGRLEKQLEWFQSIRAEHGDEALLED from the coding sequence ATGGTACGGGTGCTCAACGAGGACGGTGAGGTCGTCGACGGCGCCGAGGTCCCGGACCTCGACGGCGACGAGCTCGTCGAGATGTACCGGACGATGAAGCTCGCTCGGCGCTTCGACGAGCGGGCGGTGAGCCTCCAGCGGCAGGGTCGCATCGGCACGTACCCGCCGCTGTCCGGCCAGGAGGGCGCGCAAGTCGGCTCCGCGATGGCGCTCGGCGACGACGACTGGATGGTGCCGAGTTACCGCGAGCACGCCGCCTCGCTCGTGCAGGGCCTCCCGCTGAAGCAGACGTTGCGGCTCTGGATGGGCGACGAGAACGGCGCGCGCGTCCCCGAGGACGTGAACCTGTTCACCGTCGCGGTGCCCATCGCGTCCCAGATTCCGCACGCGACCGGGCTGGCGTGGGCGTCGAAGCTCAAGGACGAGCAGGACAAGGCGTTCCTCTGTTACTTCGGGGACGGCGCGACCAGCGAGGGCGACTTCCACGAGGGGCTGAACTTCGCGGGCGTCTTCGACACGCCGAACGTGTTCTTCTGTAACAACAACCAGTGGGCGATCAGCGTGCCCCGCGAGCGGCAGACGGCGTCGAAGACGCTCGCGCAGAAGGCCGAGGCGTACGGCTTCGAGGGCGTGCAGGTCGATGGGATGGACCCGCTAGCGGTGTACGCGGTGACGAAGGCGGCCGTCGAGAAGGCCAAGGAGCCCGCCGAGGGCGAACTGCGGCCGACGATGATCGAGGCAGTCCAGTACCGGTTCGGCGCGCACACGACCGCCGACGACCCCTCCGTCTACCGCGAGGAGGAGGAGGTCGAGGAGTGGAAGGCGAAGGACCCGATTCCGCGCCTGGAGAAGTATCTGCAGCGGACCGACCGGCTGGACGACGAGACGATTACGGACATCGAGGCGGACGTCGAGGACCGCGTGGCGGACGCCATCGCGGCCGCCGAGGAGACGCCGCGGCCCGACCCCGTGGAGATGTTCCAGAACGTCTACGCGGAGATGCCGGGCCGGCTCGAGAAACAACTGGAGTGGTTCCAGTCCATCCGCGCCGAACACGGCGACGAAGCGCTACTGGAGGACTAA